A genomic region of Halobaculum lipolyticum contains the following coding sequences:
- a CDS encoding glycosyltransferase yields the protein MVTVSVVIPYSERFTPPEMLEEAKATVAAQTVDTDLVVVDDVDTGPADARNAGLERADSRYVAFLDADDLWTPDKLERQLDRMADTDAGFCLEGDPMSLDEFVYRVMLNELTSFTSSMLVDTDRVSATFESGLNRDEDRLYALEAATQGGVCFCPDLFVRRRHERSMMATGIAVDEYVAACTEFAFLADRRVPAAQPYLSIYYVQAFTTAGLALREEGEYDRAVSYLVRALRISPHPYTLWHLLWTLPYRALPIGRTQ from the coding sequence ATGGTGACCGTCTCGGTGGTGATCCCCTACAGCGAACGGTTCACGCCGCCGGAGATGCTCGAGGAGGCGAAAGCGACCGTGGCCGCACAGACCGTCGACACCGATCTGGTCGTCGTCGACGACGTCGACACCGGTCCCGCCGACGCCCGCAACGCGGGGTTGGAGCGGGCCGACTCGCGGTACGTCGCGTTTCTGGACGCCGACGACCTCTGGACGCCGGACAAACTCGAACGGCAACTCGACCGGATGGCCGACACCGACGCCGGGTTCTGTCTGGAGGGGGACCCGATGTCGCTCGACGAGTTCGTCTACCGCGTCATGTTGAACGAACTGACGTCGTTCACCTCCTCGATGCTCGTCGACACCGACCGCGTGTCGGCCACGTTCGAGTCTGGGCTGAACCGGGACGAGGACCGGCTGTACGCGCTCGAAGCGGCGACACAGGGCGGCGTCTGCTTCTGCCCGGACCTGTTCGTCCGGCGGCGCCACGAGCGGAGCATGATGGCCACCGGCATCGCGGTCGACGAGTACGTCGCGGCGTGTACGGAGTTCGCGTTCCTCGCCGACCGGCGGGTCCCGGCGGCCCAGCCGTACCTGAGCATCTACTACGTGCAGGCGTTCACGACAGCCGGACTCGCGCTCCGGGAGGAGGGAGAGTACGACCGCGCCGTCTCGTATCTCGTGCGAGCGCTCCGTATCTCCCCGCACCCGTACACGCTCTGGCACCTGCTGTGGACGCTCCCGTATCGGGCGCTCCCGATAGGTCGAACACAGTGA
- a CDS encoding polysaccharide biosynthesis C-terminal domain-containing protein, whose translation MIPRQLNFARAGGLLLALEIVGVVVGFGSTVYFATTLGAAALGVFFLFEAALGTLGTFGDFGINGAVEKRISEGSEPGAVLGAGLLLKGALVLGLTAVVVPFRGAVNAYVGAVVVGPLLVALVLSQLAVLSVHVMRAELRADETAILQFLRLVTYVAVSVALVRFGAGPLALVYGVIAGYVVMLAGGVRRISTVPARPSVRHVRTLVDYAKFNGIWGLGGHAYNTLDILVIGLFLTSADVAAYELAWRVTLMAGIVGGVVANTVFAQMSAWDAAGQRDRIAPTVRDGLLASLVLVVPAFVGVALLSEQILGFVFGPEFVVAAAAFVVLMGEKLVAAVNNVFDATVRAVDRPDIGAYATVASLALNVALNLLLVPRYELVGAAVATGVSMAVNTVVLGGFLRRLVPIEFPVRHVGWCVVAAGVMSTAVVAAGTVLPATLAGLVGRILLGGVVYGAVVLASPSLRRKIFAAVGQFGG comes from the coding sequence GTGATCCCGCGACAACTCAACTTCGCGCGGGCCGGCGGCCTCCTGTTGGCGCTCGAGATCGTCGGGGTCGTCGTCGGGTTCGGGTCGACGGTGTACTTCGCGACGACGCTGGGTGCCGCCGCGCTGGGCGTGTTCTTCCTGTTCGAGGCGGCGCTTGGCACCCTCGGGACGTTCGGCGACTTCGGGATCAACGGCGCGGTAGAGAAACGCATCAGCGAGGGAAGCGAGCCGGGGGCCGTCCTCGGTGCCGGTCTCCTCCTGAAAGGCGCGCTGGTGCTCGGACTGACCGCCGTCGTCGTCCCGTTCCGCGGGGCGGTCAACGCCTACGTCGGCGCGGTCGTGGTCGGTCCGCTGTTGGTGGCGTTGGTCCTGTCCCAGCTGGCGGTGCTGTCGGTCCACGTCATGCGGGCGGAGCTGCGGGCCGACGAGACGGCGATCCTCCAGTTCCTCCGGCTGGTGACGTACGTCGCGGTGTCGGTCGCGCTGGTCCGGTTCGGCGCCGGTCCGCTGGCGCTCGTCTACGGTGTCATCGCCGGCTACGTCGTCATGCTCGCGGGCGGCGTGCGACGGATCTCGACGGTGCCCGCCCGCCCGTCGGTCCGACACGTCCGCACGCTGGTCGACTACGCGAAGTTCAACGGGATCTGGGGGCTGGGCGGTCACGCGTACAACACGCTCGACATCCTGGTCATCGGGCTGTTCCTCACGAGCGCAGACGTGGCCGCGTACGAACTGGCCTGGCGCGTGACGCTGATGGCCGGGATCGTCGGCGGCGTCGTCGCCAACACCGTCTTCGCGCAGATGAGCGCGTGGGACGCCGCCGGACAGCGCGACCGCATCGCGCCGACGGTCCGGGACGGCCTGTTGGCGTCGCTGGTGCTCGTCGTCCCCGCCTTCGTCGGCGTCGCACTGCTCTCCGAGCAGATCCTCGGGTTCGTCTTCGGCCCGGAGTTCGTCGTCGCCGCGGCCGCGTTCGTCGTCCTGATGGGCGAGAAACTGGTCGCGGCGGTGAACAACGTCTTCGACGCGACGGTCCGGGCGGTCGACCGACCGGACATCGGTGCGTACGCGACGGTCGCGTCGCTGGCGTTGAACGTCGCGTTGAACCTCCTGTTGGTCCCCCGGTACGAACTGGTCGGCGCCGCGGTCGCGACGGGCGTCTCGATGGCGGTCAACACCGTCGTCCTCGGCGGGTTCCTCCGCCGTCTCGTCCCGATCGAGTTCCCCGTCCGGCACGTCGGCTGGTGTGTCGTCGCGGCCGGCGTGATGAGTACCGCGGTCGTCGCCGCGGGGACGGTGCTCCCGGCGACGCTGGCCGGTCTCGTCGGTCGGATACTCCTCGGCGGGGTCGTGTACGGAGCGGTCGTGCTCGCCTCCCCCAGCCTCCGTCGGAAGATCTTCGCCGCCGTCGGGCAGTTCGGCGGCTGA
- a CDS encoding glycosyltransferase family 4 protein, with protein MSDAYDVLACCIHHQSHPLQVRSPFNHRSFDAINRTHADLDVVVPTPFAPPVGPFSEYSRVPDTERWGSYVAHYPRFLYMIPKRRFYHVSGDSLQRRVPRYVERTFDTPHDVVHTSDIYLDGYGLLPYCRAHDLPLVVTSHAVDLHNFDSFNEQAQRRIRETIEYAARILVVSDELAGVARRFAPASKVRTVPIGEDPSKFPTDRRAAIRTELGIDPDTKLLLYVGAYTEQKGVKELVEAVDALDREDVLLVTVGHEGDLRWWLLDRLGELSHPARSQWRLDPMALRRWQVAADVVVHPSWTEGRPTVVYEAMAAKTPVVASAVGGIPEMVVDGETGVLTPPRDPATLTRVLEELLDDPERLRAMGEAGHRRLLDENWTWSAHAERVTDVHEAVMAEW; from the coding sequence ATGAGCGACGCCTACGACGTCCTGGCCTGTTGCATCCACCACCAGAGCCACCCGCTCCAGGTTCGCTCCCCGTTCAACCACCGCTCGTTCGACGCGATCAACCGCACCCACGCGGACCTCGACGTGGTCGTGCCGACGCCGTTCGCCCCGCCGGTCGGTCCGTTCTCGGAGTACTCGCGGGTCCCCGACACCGAACGCTGGGGGAGCTACGTGGCCCACTACCCGCGGTTCCTGTACATGATCCCGAAGCGGCGCTTCTACCACGTCTCCGGGGACTCGCTACAGCGACGCGTCCCTCGCTACGTCGAGCGCACCTTCGACACTCCCCACGACGTGGTCCACACCTCCGACATCTACCTCGACGGCTACGGACTGCTCCCGTACTGCCGGGCGCACGACCTGCCGCTCGTGGTCACGAGCCACGCCGTCGACCTCCACAACTTCGACTCGTTCAACGAGCAGGCCCAACGGCGCATCCGCGAGACCATCGAGTACGCCGCCCGCATCCTCGTCGTCAGCGACGAACTGGCCGGCGTCGCCCGGCGGTTCGCCCCCGCATCGAAGGTCCGGACGGTCCCCATCGGCGAGGACCCGTCGAAGTTCCCTACCGACCGGCGCGCCGCGATCAGGACGGAACTGGGCATCGACCCGGACACGAAGCTGCTGTTGTACGTCGGGGCCTACACCGAACAGAAGGGCGTGAAGGAGTTGGTCGAGGCCGTCGACGCGCTCGACCGTGAGGACGTGCTGCTGGTCACCGTCGGTCACGAGGGCGACCTGCGCTGGTGGCTGCTGGACAGGCTGGGCGAACTCTCCCACCCCGCCCGGTCCCAGTGGCGACTCGACCCGATGGCGCTGCGACGCTGGCAGGTCGCCGCCGACGTCGTGGTCCACCCAAGTTGGACGGAGGGCAGGCCGACGGTCGTCTACGAGGCGATGGCCGCGAAGACGCCCGTCGTCGCATCCGCGGTGGGCGGCATCCCGGAGATGGTCGTCGACGGCGAGACGGGCGTCCTGACCCCGCCGCGGGACCCGGCGACGCTGACCCGCGTGCTGGAGGAGTTGCTCGACGACCCCGAACGGCTGCGGGCGATGGGCGAGGCGGGTCACCGGCGACTCCTCGACGAGAACTGGACGTGGTCCGCCCACGCCGAGCGGGTGACCGACGTTCACGAGGCGGTGATGGCCGAATGGTGA
- a CDS encoding glycosyltransferase family 4 protein: protein MSDDDTSRSESQPSYRVLGCATEHPSHLFPVRTPFNQRSFDALNRTGVDLDVVSPTPYAPPVGPFSEYRHVPKTERWGSYEVHYPRFLYALPKRYFYHVSGNSMRKRLTRYVEQTFDTPHDVVQACGFYLDGYGTLEYCRRHDVPLVALSHAGDLKNFDRFNDTVQSQIRETIDYASAVLTVSDELADVARGFTTADKVTTLPIGEDPEKYPTDRREAIRAELGIDPDTKLLLYVGRFEKEKGVKELVSALGALDREDVSVVAVGHGGALRWWFLDELGKLSHPAHAYWELDPIAVRRLHVAADLLVLPSHFEARPTVIYEAMAAETPVLASNVGGIPEMVVDGETGVLIPPHDPGALTEALDYLLDDPARLRTMGAAGLRRLVDNEWTWTRHAERMNEIHREVIDA, encoded by the coding sequence ATGTCAGACGACGATACCTCTCGATCCGAGTCGCAGCCCTCCTACCGGGTGCTCGGGTGTGCGACGGAACACCCGAGCCACCTCTTCCCGGTCCGAACGCCGTTCAATCAGCGGTCCTTCGACGCGCTCAACAGGACCGGCGTCGACCTCGACGTGGTCTCGCCGACCCCGTACGCCCCGCCGGTCGGCCCGTTCTCGGAGTACCGACACGTCCCGAAGACCGAGCGGTGGGGGTCCTACGAGGTGCACTACCCTCGATTCCTCTACGCGCTGCCGAAGCGGTACTTCTACCACGTCTCCGGGAACTCGATGCGGAAGCGCCTCACCCGCTACGTCGAGCAGACCTTCGACACGCCCCACGACGTAGTGCAGGCCTGTGGGTTCTACTTGGACGGGTACGGGACGCTCGAGTACTGTCGGCGCCACGACGTGCCGCTGGTCGCCCTCTCGCACGCGGGCGACCTGAAGAACTTCGATCGGTTCAACGACACCGTCCAGTCGCAGATCCGCGAGACGATCGACTACGCCTCGGCGGTCCTGACCGTGAGCGACGAACTGGCCGACGTCGCTCGCGGGTTCACGACCGCCGACAAGGTCACGACGCTCCCCATCGGCGAGGACCCCGAGAAGTACCCGACCGACCGCCGCGAGGCGATCCGTGCGGAGTTGGGTATCGACCCCGACACGAAACTACTGCTGTACGTCGGCCGCTTCGAGAAGGAGAAAGGCGTCAAGGAACTGGTCTCGGCGCTCGGTGCCTTAGATCGCGAGGACGTGAGCGTCGTCGCCGTCGGCCACGGCGGCGCGCTCCGCTGGTGGTTCCTCGACGAACTGGGGAAGCTGTCTCACCCGGCCCACGCCTACTGGGAGTTGGACCCCATCGCCGTCCGCCGGCTCCACGTCGCCGCCGACCTGCTCGTCCTCCCGAGTCACTTCGAGGCGCGGCCGACGGTCATCTACGAGGCGATGGCCGCCGAGACGCCCGTGCTCGCGTCGAACGTCGGCGGGATCCCGGAGATGGTCGTCGACGGGGAGACGGGCGTCCTGATCCCGCCGCACGACCCCGGGGCGCTGACCGAGGCGCTCGACTACCTCCTCGACGACCCGGCTCGCCTGCGAACGATGGGTGCGGCGGGGCTGCGACGCCTCGTCGACAACGAGTGGACGTGGACCCGCCACGCCGAGCGGATGAACGAGATCCACCGGGAGGTCATCGATGCCTGA
- a CDS encoding glycosyltransferase family 2 protein, with protein sequence MPEVSVVVPAYQRGDMVGRAIDSALAQTVEDVEVVVVDDGSTDDTETVVTAYEDDRVRYVAHERNRGVSAARNTGLAAATGEYVAFLDSDDEWLPRKLDRQLTTLAERGEGWVGAYCGIATGGLSPLDRLAAVVSERLFRSAAPREGGRELAEALLSMQVFMGPGSTLLVERDVLEATGGFDEGLSLFEDWDLVLRVLEAGKLAYVDEPLAVTHFTGNAPAKACVVNDRRFLERNADLVADLEARGVRVERIHRMGLVGHFLAEGRFGEAADYLDAAALAEPKNLARVAFWSVLGVRALARGDR encoded by the coding sequence ATGCCTGAGGTCAGCGTCGTCGTCCCGGCCTACCAGCGGGGCGACATGGTGGGGCGAGCTATCGACAGCGCGCTCGCACAGACGGTCGAGGACGTCGAAGTCGTCGTCGTCGACGACGGGAGCACCGACGACACCGAGACCGTCGTCACGGCCTACGAGGACGACCGCGTGCGGTACGTCGCCCACGAGCGGAACCGTGGCGTGAGCGCCGCCCGCAACACCGGTCTCGCGGCGGCGACGGGCGAGTACGTCGCGTTCCTCGACTCCGACGACGAGTGGCTCCCGCGGAAGCTCGACCGCCAGCTCACGACGCTGGCCGAGCGCGGCGAGGGGTGGGTGGGAGCGTACTGCGGGATCGCGACCGGGGGACTCTCTCCGCTCGACCGGCTCGCGGCCGTCGTCTCCGAGCGGCTCTTCCGTTCGGCGGCGCCGCGAGAGGGCGGCCGGGAACTGGCCGAGGCGCTGTTGTCGATGCAGGTGTTCATGGGACCGGGGTCGACGCTGCTGGTCGAACGCGACGTGTTGGAGGCGACCGGGGGGTTCGACGAGGGGCTGTCCCTGTTCGAGGACTGGGACCTCGTCTTGCGGGTGCTCGAGGCGGGGAAACTGGCGTACGTGGACGAGCCGCTGGCGGTGACCCACTTCACCGGCAACGCCCCGGCGAAGGCCTGCGTCGTCAACGACCGACGCTTCCTGGAACGGAACGCCGACCTCGTCGCCGACCTCGAAGCGCGCGGCGTGCGGGTCGAGCGGATCCACCGGATGGGGCTGGTCGGCCACTTCCTCGCCGAGGGCCGATTCGGCGAGGCCGCCGACTACCTCGACGCGGCCGCGCTCGCCGAACCGAAGAACCTCGCCCGAGTGGCCTTCTGGTCGGTGCTGGGTGTCCGTGCGCTCGCGAGGGGAGACCGATGA